The proteins below come from a single Tissierella sp. MB52-C2 genomic window:
- a CDS encoding metal ABC transporter ATP-binding protein, which yields MNFDYIIEVEDMTVAYEAKPVLWDVDLNIPKSILMAVVGPNGAGKSTLIKAMLDLIKPVSGNVLFNGASYKSQRKHIGYVPQSESVDWDFPTNVLDVVLMGRYGEIGWIKRPKEEDKKKAREALEKVNMIEFADRQISQLSGGQQQRVFLARALVQDADIYFMDEPFKGVDAKTEKAIISILKELKERGKTIIVVHHDLQTVEEYFDWVVLLNTQIMASGPVSEVFTDENLRKTYRSTGQILKR from the coding sequence CCTATGAAGCAAAACCAGTTTTATGGGACGTTGATCTTAATATACCGAAATCCATTTTAATGGCAGTAGTAGGTCCTAATGGAGCGGGAAAATCAACATTAATAAAGGCTATGTTGGATTTAATAAAGCCAGTATCAGGAAATGTATTATTTAATGGAGCATCCTATAAGTCCCAGAGAAAACATATAGGATATGTACCTCAGTCTGAATCTGTAGACTGGGATTTTCCTACAAATGTTTTAGATGTAGTTCTTATGGGGAGATATGGGGAAATAGGATGGATAAAACGACCTAAGGAAGAGGATAAGAAAAAAGCAAGAGAAGCCTTGGAAAAGGTAAATATGATAGAATTTGCAGATAGACAAATATCACAGTTATCTGGAGGACAGCAGCAGAGAGTATTTCTTGCAAGAGCATTGGTTCAAGATGCAGATATATACTTTATGGATGAGCCATTTAAAGGTGTAGATGCTAAGACCGAAAAGGCCATAATATCCATTTTAAAGGAATTGAAGGAAAGAGGAAAGACCATAATAGTTGTTCACCATGACCTTCAAACTGTGGAAGAATATTTTGATTGGGTGGTATTATTAAATACTCAGATTATGGCCAGTGGACCTGTTAGTGAAGTGTTTACAGATGAAAATCTAAGAAAGACTTATAGAAGTACAGGGCAAATTTTAAAGAGGTAG